One Algoriphagus sp. Y33 genomic window, GAAAAGTTTCATAAATCTCCGAAAGTAAGCTAAGCATAAAGGTGGAAAATAGCTTAGGACGGTTTTGAATATCAGTCAAACGAATGACTGAGATTATCCCCTTGCCCTCTTTGGTTCTCAAGAAATCCTCTACTTCAAATGACCTTTCTCCGAAAAATCGCTCAGCCCCTTGTTGTTCAAGTTCGATGATTTTCCGCATAATAGTATTCACCGAAGCCGATGAGACTTGGCCAAATTCCTTTTGAATCGCTTCCTTGCCTTCATTGGTGATAAACTGCAACACACGCTTTAAGTCTTTCAAGTCTATCAAAGGCAAGTGATGTACATCGCAATAGCGAAACACAAGTGAAATCACACCGCGTTGCGTATCATTCAGTTCAAGTATCTGGGCTATGAGAACTGGCCCAAACTCCAAGACAGTTGCCTTCAGTCTTACTCCTTTTTCGTCAGAGATGGACATCAGTTCTATGGGCATCCCCATCGGCACGTAGTCTACCCCGATTACCTGAGACCTGTTTTTGATAAAATCATTTGCAGTTCCAGGCTGGGCGAGCCCGGAAAGATCTCCTTTCAAATCCATCAAAACCGAAGGAACTCCTTTCAAAGCCAACTGCTCAGCAATCACCTGCAAAGTTTTCGTTTTCCCTGTTCCGGTGGCACCGGCGATTAGTCCATGCCTATTCATAGTTTTCAGTGCTATTCTGACTTGGGCACCGGTCACGGGCACTCCATCCAATACGCCCGTTCCGAGAATTATTGAGTCTTTCTTATATTTCTGACCTTCGGTCAAATGGTTGATAAATTCTTCTGTCTTACTCATTGCCGAACTGATTGTTAAACCAAACTACAAAAAAACCTTAATGCCTGGAGCAAAAAGGTTTTCAATGAATTTAAAGTATCCTTAAAACGATTAATAGGTAACCATCGGTTCAAGAACCTTAGCCTGCTCTATAAAGTCTGACACTTTAGAAGCTGGGGGCACCACTCTTGTTAGTCCTTTTTCCTCTTGGGTTTTCACAAGGGCTTCATAAAGATTTTCAGCATTCCTAGTTCTCAATTCCTTCACGGTATCTACTCCGGCTGCCTTAAGAAGCTCGGCAAATTGACTTGCTACTCCATTAATTCTAAAAAGATCAGCCATATTCACCCACACAAGAATTCTACTTTCATCCAAACCGGATGCTTCTGCAATAGCTTTTCTTCCGGACTTAGATGCGCCTTTTTCCAATAAGCCTTCCACAGTGCTTATGTTTGCAGCCGCAAGTTTTTCTTTCATTGCAGGGCCTATGCTTTCGATCATTGTAATTGGTTTTCCCATTTCTCTGTATTTTAGGGTTTATGTATTATGACTAATAGCTCTGTAAGCTCCACATATTGATAATAAAACTGTGATTAGAATATCCCTCTAAAATAAAGACAATTTTTAACTTCCAAAATCCATTTGGGGGAATAGGATGACAATACCCTTTTTGGAAACATTAACTTTACGATATAGAAACTTCTACCTTTATTGCTTCATAAGAAAAAACAATATCCCGTGAGCTGTAGACTTTGCCTTCCCCTATTCTTATTCACCTTTGTTTTAACAACTGCACTCTGCCAAGTCTCACTGGGACAAATCGGTCCAAATCTAGGGCAAACAGATCATTGGATGAAGGGAGCAAAAGCGGCGATTGAGAGAAATGACTATGAGACTGCAAATTCAATTTTCAGAAACCTGATTGATTCAGGCCAACCTCTTCCTGAGGAAATGCCTTATTTATTTGCAGAGACACTTTTTGAACTTAAGCAATATGACAACTCAGCCAATTT contains:
- a CDS encoding helicase HerA-like domain-containing protein, coding for MSKTEEFINHLTEGQKYKKDSIILGTGVLDGVPVTGAQVRIALKTMNRHGLIAGATGTGKTKTLQVIAEQLALKGVPSVLMDLKGDLSGLAQPGTANDFIKNRSQVIGVDYVPMGMPIELMSISDEKGVRLKATVLEFGPVLIAQILELNDTQRGVISLVFRYCDVHHLPLIDLKDLKRVLQFITNEGKEAIQKEFGQVSSASVNTIMRKIIELEQQGAERFFGERSFEVEDFLRTKEGKGIISVIRLTDIQNRPKLFSTFMLSLLSEIYETFPEQGDADQPKLCLFIDEAHLVFSKASKDLLDKIEAIVKLIRSKGVGVYFCTQTPTDVPDTILGQLGLKVQHALRAFTAKDRKAITKTAENYPDSPYYETSAVLTAMGIGEALVTALNEKGIPTPLAHTLVRAPITRMDILNAVEIDEVVKNSTLIYKYNQEIDRESAFELLEKKMAELEEVQKKAELPGPNVTARSTRRTAQDESLIEELSKNTMVRQLGRTIFRELTRGILGSFTKKR
- a CDS encoding DUF4332 domain-containing protein, which translates into the protein MGKPITMIESIGPAMKEKLAAANISTVEGLLEKGASKSGRKAIAEASGLDESRILVWVNMADLFRINGVASQFAELLKAAGVDTVKELRTRNAENLYEALVKTQEEKGLTRVVPPASKVSDFIEQAKVLEPMVTY